The Tropicibacter oceani DNA segment GTCAGGCCGAACTGGCCGCGCTGATGCCGGAAAAACTGCCGCCCGACACCTCCAAAATGCTGCTGTGCCCGATGCCCGGCCTGATCGTGAAGGTCAACGTCGAGGTCGGCATGCAGGTCCAGGAAGGCCAGGCGCTGTGCACCGTCGAGGCGATGAAGATGGAAAACATCCTGCGCGCCGAACGCGCCGGAACCGTGACCAAGATCAACGCGGCGGCGGGCGACAGCCTTGCGGTTGACGATGTGATCATGGAATTCGAATAGGCCCTGATGTTCCGGCCGGGACCATATGCGCAGGCAACGAAGTCTTCAGACTTTGCCGCTATCCTTGCGAAAGCTTGCTTTCTAGGGGGTGCGCATGCTCGGCCGGACCTTTCGGCGACTGGTGTTGATGCTGACAGCCGCGGCCTTGCTGACGGCCTGTCAGCTCGACACCGAGCAGGAGGCAAGGGCGATCGTCGCGCCCTGGATCTTCCTGGCCGAAACCGAACAGTTCACCTCGGAAAAGGACTGCACCGTGGCGCGCTTTGCGGTTGTCTCGCAAGAGGTGCGGCGCACGCGCGGCCCGGTCCTGATGACCTCGGTACGCGCGGCGATTCCGCTGTTGCAGGACGGGCAGACGGTGGCCTTCGACATTCCGGGGGTGACCCCGAACCAGGTGTCGGAACAACTGATGTCGATCAACCTGTTCAAGGGGCTTGGCATGTTGGCCAGCTTTGTCGGCCCGGGCAAACGCTGCATGGACGATGCCTTTGCCGCCGATGCCTATTCGGTGCTGATGTCGCCCGATACCATGATGATCTACGACCCGGTCACCTATTCCATGGTGCTGCTGTACAAACCGGCGAAAACCGCGTTTTTCATGCGCACCAAAAGCTAGGCTACTGGCGCAGCGCGTCGCGGCGGTCCTTGACCTCTTGCTGGCGCAGCGGAAGTTTGTCGATCGAGCGGCTGATTTCGCGCACGTCCCAGGGCGCCGGCTTGCGGATCACGACCGAACCATCCTTGGCCAGAACCACCAGCATGAACCCGCGCGGGCGCAGCGCCTTGCGGATTTCGCTGCCGGCGGCCGGATCAGTGTCGGTGATGACCACCACGTCGCGCAGCACCAGCGCGTCGATGCGTTCCAGGATCAGCTGCATCTGTTCGACATATCGCGGATCGGCCGGGCTGTCGGCAAAGACCACCACGGGCCGTTTCAGCCACATCCAGTCGGCCAGCGATGTCTGCGACGCCTCGATGATTGGCGGATCGGGCAGCACATCTTCGGCGGCAATGGCTTGGGGCGCAGCGGCGACCGTCAGGAACAGCGCCGAAAACGCAATGTGGATCAATCTCTTCATACCTTCAGATATAGGGGCGGGGTGGGGCGCTGCACAGGGTCAAGCGGTCACCACCCGTGAAAATTTTACCTTTAACCGGATCGTGAGACTGCATGGCGCACCTTGCCGGCCTGGCGAAACAGCGCAGCGGCATGGCCGCGCGCGCATTGCAAGGTCTGGACAGTCCATGGACGTCATTCTGCATCTGGGTGCGCATCGCACCGGCTCTACCAGTTTCCAGCGCTTCATGCAGGCGAATGCGCGGGCTTTGGCGAACCAGTCCATCGGCTTTTGGGGGCCGGGGCGCACGCGCAAGGGCCTGCTGCACGGGGTCGCCGACCGCCCCGAGACACCGGACCAGACGCGCCGGGCGGTGGGGCGTGTGCAGCTGAACATGAAGGGTGCGGCGCGCAATGGCGCGGCGGTTCTGATCGTGTCGGACGAAAACATGATCGGCACGGCGCGGCGCTGCCTGCGCGCGCGCCTGCTGTATCCCGAGGTGGGGGAACGCATGGCGCGGCTGAACGGCGCGTTCAGCCCGATACGCCGGGTCGTTCTGCAGATCCGATCGCTGGAAAGCTGGTGGGCCTCGTCGATGGCCTACTTGATCCCGCGCGGCGGCGGCATCCCGCCCGCGGCGGCGCTGGAACAGCTGTCGCTGGGGCCGCGCAGCTGGCGCCATGTGATCACCGATCTGGCCTGTGCCTGCCCGGATGCGGAAATCCTGGTATCGCCCTTCGAACGCTATGGCCCGCGCCCGGACCGGCTTTTTGCGGAAATGACCGGGTCGCTTTTCCCGCCCAAGGCGCGGCCGGATGAATTCTGGGTCAACCAGCGCCCCCGTCTGCCCCAGCTGCGGGCCGTGCTGGAAGAGCGCGGCGAAGACCCCGACATGCTGCCCCGGGGGGATGGCCGCTGGCACCCCTTTTCCGACCTTCAGGCCGCGCGGCTGCGCGAGGCCTATGCCGACGATCTGTTCTGGCTGCGCGCCGGGGCCGATGGTCTGGCCCGACTGACAGAGGACCCCGAGCCCGCAAAACCGGCGATACAGCTGGTCGCGGGCCTTGATAAAAGAGGACAAAACGATGACGGATCTGCCCGACGACTGGCGCCAACTCGCTGAAAAGGAACTGCGCGGCCGTAGCCTGGACGACCTGACGTGGAACACACTCGAAGGTATCGAGGTCAAACCGCTATATACCGAGGATGACACCAAGGGCCTGCCGCACATGGGCGGGCTGCCCGGCGTCGGCCCCTTTACGCGCGGGGTCAAGGCGACGATGTACGCGGGTCGTCCCTGGACCATTCGGCAGTACGCCGGCTTTTCGACGGCCGAGGAATCGAACGCCTTTTATCGCAAGGCGCTGGCCGCCGGTCAGCAGGGGGTTTCGGTTGCCTTCGACCTGGCGACGCATCGCGGCTATGACAGCGATCACCCCCGCGTGGTGGGCGATGTCGGCAAGGCGGGCGTGGCCATCGATTCGGTCGAGGACATGAAAATCCTGTTCGACGGCATCCCGCTGGATCAGGTCAGCGTGTCGATGACGATGAACGGCGCGGTGATCCCGATCCTGGCGAACTTCATCGTCACGGGCGAAGAGCAGGGCCATGACAAATCCATTCTGTCCGGCACCATTCAGAACGACATTCTGAAGGAATTCATGGTCCGCAACACCTATATCTATCCGCCCGCGCCCTCGATGCGGATCATCGCGGACATCATCGAATACACCAGCAACGAGATGCCCAAGTTCAACAGCATTTCGATTTCCGGCTACCACATGCAAGAGGCGGGCGCATCGTTGGTGCAGGAGCTGGCCTATACGCTGGCGGACGGCAAGGAATACGTCAAAACGGCCATGGAGGCCGGCATGGACATCGACAAGTTTGCGGGTCGGTTGTCGTTCTTCTTTGCCATCGGCAAGAATTTCTTCATGGAGGTTGCCAAGTTGCGCGCCGCACGGATGCTGTGGCACCGCATCATGACCGAGCTGGGCGCCAAGAGCGACCGCTCCAAGATGCTGCGCACCCATTGCCAGACCTCGGGCGTGTCGCTGACCGAACAGGACCCCTATAACAACGTGATCCGCACAGCGTACGAGGCGATGTCGGCAGTCTTGGGTGGCACCCAGTCGCTGCACACCAACGCGCTGGACGAAGCGATTGCCCTGCCGACCGAATTCAGCGCCCGCATCGCCCGCAACACCCAGCTGATCCTGCAAGAAGAAACCGGCGTGACCAAGGTGGTCGATCCGCTGGCCGGGTCTTACTATGTCGAAAAGCTGACCCATGATCTGGCCGAAGAGGCGTGGAAACTGATCGCCGAAGTCGACGAGATGGGCGGCATGACCAAGGCCGTGGAAAGCGGCATGCCCAAGCTGCGGATCGAGGAAACCGCCGCCCGCCGTCAGGCCGAAATCGACCGGGGCACCGACGTGATCGTCGGCGTCAACAAGTACAAGCTGGCCAAGGAAGACCCGATCGACATCCTTGATATCGACAACGCCAAGGTCCGCATCGGGCAGGTGGCCCGGCTTGAGAAAATCCGCGCCAGCCGTGACGAAGCCGCCTGCGAGGCGGCCTTGGACGAACTGACCCGGCGCGCCAAAGAGGGCGGAAACCTGTTGGAGGCGGCAGTCGAAGCCGCCCGCGCCCGCGCATCCGTAGGAGAGATCAGCATGGCGATGGAAAAGGAATTCGGCCGTCACCGCGCCGAGGTCAAGACCCTGGCCGGCGTCTATGGCGCCGCCTACGAAGGCGACGAAGGCTTTGCCGCGATCCAGAAGGCGGTCGACCAATTTGCCGAGGACGAAGGCCGCCGCCCGCGCATGCTGGTGGTCAAGATGGGGCAGGACGGCCATGACCGGGGTGCCAAGGTGATCGCCACGGCCTTTGCCGATATCGGCTTTGACGTCGACGTCGGCCCGCTGTTCCAGACGCCCGCCGAGGCCGCGCAGGACGCCATCGACAACGACGTGCACGTGATCGGGATTTCCAGCCAGGCAGCGGGGCACAAGACGCTGGCGCCGCAATTGGTGCAGGAACTCAAGGATCAGGGCGCGGGGGATATCATCGTGATCTGCGGCGGGGTGATCCCGCAGCAGGACTATGACTTCCTGTACAAGGCGGGGGTCAAGGCGATCTTTGGCCCGGGGACCAACATCCCCAATGCCGCGCAGGACATCCTGCGGATCATCCGCGAGACCCGTCAGGCCTGAACTGACCGCCTGTCAGCGAAAGGCGCGCGCCCCGGGCGGGACGCGCGCCTTTTTCGTTGCGCTGCCCGTGCATTCGGGGGGGCGTACCGGAAATTCGGGCACGCTGGCGCGACTTTCGGTCTAGGCAGAGGCAAAAGCCTGTCCTATCGTGGCTGAATTGCTGACTTTTCAGGCGCGCCCATGCTGGAATTGGATCATATCGCCGTTCTCGGAGAGACCCTGGAAGAGGCCGTGCATGTGGTCGAGGATGCGCTTGGCCTGCCAATGATGCATGGCGGCACGCATGAACGGTTTGGCACCCACAACATGTTGCTGGGCATGGCGCCGCTTTTGTACATCGAGGCGATCGCCTGCGATCCCGCTGCGCCGCCGCCCCCGGACCCGCGCTGGTTCGGGCTGGATGATTTCAAGGGACCGGCGCGGCTGGACAAATGGATCTGCCGGGTGCCGGACCTTGACGCGGCCTTGCGGGCGCTGCCGATGGCGGGCCGCCGGGTCGAGCTGTCGCGCGGGGTGCTGCGCTGGGCCATGGCGGTGCCGCAAAACGGGCAGTTGCCCTTTGACGGAATGTTTCCAGCGCTGATCCAATGGCACGATGACGTGCCGCCCCCGGGTAAATCCATGACGGGCGCGCCGGTTCAGTTGCAAAGCCTGACCGTGCGCCACCCCGATGCGCAGGCCCTCGAAGCCCTGTTGAAACCACATCTGCAGGCCCCGCTGGTGGGCTTTGAAACTGCCGACAAGGCCGGGCTTGCCGCGCGGATCACCGTCAACGACGAGGTGTGCCTGCTGTGAGCCTGATCATTCGTCCGGCGCGCGAAGAGGACGCGGCCGAAATCGCGGCCATCTGGAACGAGGTGATCGACAACACCGCGATCACCTTTACCACCGCGCGCAAGACTGCCGAAGGGATCGGCGCCGACATCGTGCACCGAGGGCCGCTTTTCCAGGTGGCCGAGATTGGCGGCCATCTGCGCGGTTTTGCCACCGCCTTTCAGTTTCGCGGCGGACCGGGCTATGCCTATACCTACGAACATTCGATCCAGCTGACGCCCGAGGCGCGCGGGCAGGGGGCGGGGCGCGGTTTGATGACCGCGCTCGAGGCGGCGCTTGGCGATCAGGGGGTGCACAGCCTTTGGGCCGGGATCAGCGGCGAAAACCCCGGTGCCGTGGGGTTCCACCGCGCGGTCGGCTTTGCCGACGTGGCCCGCCTGCCCGAGGTGGGGTACAAGTTCGGGCGCTGGATCGACCTTGTGCTGATGCAGAAAATTCTGTGAAACCCGACCTGACACTGCCCGCGCAAAGGCGTAAGCTGCGCCCATGTCGATCTGGACCCGCATCACCACCGCGCTTGCCGCGCTGACCAATGGCGAAGGCCTGGCCGCGGTTTTCGAACACCTGCGCAGCCCGCCGGAACGGACCATCGCCTTTACCATCGCCGTCATCGCCCTGTCGGCCAAGATGGCCAAGGCCGACGGTCAGGTGACACGGGACGAGGTCAGCGCCTTTCGCGAGGTCTTTGCCATCGCCCCCGAGGACGAGGCAGGCGCGGCGCGGGTGTTCAACCTGGCCCGTCAGGACGTCGCCGGGTTCGAGGATTACGCCCGCCGGATCGCCGGCATGTTCGGCACAGGTTCGCCCACGCTGTGCGACCTGATGGAGGGGCTGTTCCACATCGCCATGGCGGACGGCCAGTATCACCCCAACGAAGACGCCTTTCTGGAACGGGTGGCGCAGATTTTCGGCATGGAGCAGCCGCGCTTCATGGCGGTGCGCGCGCGTTTCGTGCCCGATGCGCAGCGCGATCCGCATTCGGTTCTGGGGGTGTCGCCGGACATGCCGCTGGACGAAATCCGCAAGCATTACCGGCAGCTGGTGCGCGACAGCCATCCAGACGTGATGATCGCGCGCGGCGTGCCCGAAGAGGCGGTGCAGCTGTCGCAAAAGCGGCTGGCCGACATCAACCGCGCCTGGGAGGAAATCTCGGCGCGGCGCGCGGCCTGAGGGCGCGGGCGTGCGGCTGGCCACCTACAACGTGGAATGGTTCGACGCGCTGTTCGACGACAAGGGGCGGCTTAAGGCTGACAATGCCTGGTCGGCGCGGCACAACGTGACCCGCCAGCAACAGGCCGAGGCGCTGGGGATCGTCTTTACCGCGCTGGATGCCGATGCGATCCTGCTGATCGAGGCGCCGGACACCAACACGCGCCGCAGCACCGTGCGCGCCTTGACCAGCTTTGTCGAGGCTTACGATCTGCGCACGCGCGGGATCGTCACAGGTTTTGCCAATGACACCCAGCAGGAAATCGCGCTGCTGTATGATCCTTATGTGTTGTCCGCCCGCCACGATCCGCAAGGCGGGCAGGACAGCGCGCCGCCGCGCTTTGACCATGTCTACGAGATCGACCTGGACATCGACGCCACCAAGGATCGTGTGCGGTTTTCCAAGCCGCCGCTCGAGGTGGCGGTGGAAACGGTGTCCGGGCGCAGCCTGCGGATCATCGGCGCGCATCTGAAGTCCAAGGCGCCACACGGCGCGCGCGGCCATGATGAGATCATGCAGATGTCGATTGCCAACCGGCGCAAGCAACTGGCGCAGGCGATCTGGCTGCGGCGGCGGATCGAGGTGCATCTGGCGGCGGGCGACAGCCTGATCGTGATGGGCGATCTGAATGATGGCCCGGGGCTGGACCAATACGAAAACCTGTTCGGGCGCAGCTCGGTCGAGATTGTTGCCGGGGACGGCGGGCCGCCGTTGTTCGATCCGCATGCATCGCGGGCGCTGGCCAGCCGGATCAGCGCGCAACCCACCACGGCGCGGTTCTACCTGCCGTCGGAAAAGCGCTATCTGCAGGCGCTGCTGGATTACGTGATGGTGTCCGAGGACCTGCGCGCCCATTCGCCGAAATGGCGGATCTGGCATCCGTTCGACGATCCGGTGTGCTGGTCAACGCCCGAGCTGCGCGAAGCGTTGCTGGCGGCCTCGGATCATTTTCCGGTGACGCTGGACATCGACCTTTAGGCAAAGCGCGCCTTGCGGGGCGCGGCGCAGGGCGGCGGCAATGCGCGCGGTTTGGCCTGCAGGGCGGGGCAGGGCCACGCACCCCTTATCAAACGCGATCTGCCATCCTATATTGGTCGCATGAAACGGATTGCTGCGCCCCTTGTTGCCCTGTCTCTGATCGCCGCGCCGCTTGCGGCGCAGGACGCGCCTGCCGAAGAGGACGGGTTCAACCTGATGGAGGAAGGCGCGCGCCTGTTCCTGCGCGGCTTGATGTCCGAGGTCGAGCCGGCGCTCAAGGATCTTGAAGGCATGGCGCAGGAAATGAAGCCCTTTCTGGACGATTTTGCCGCCGAAATGGGCCCCGCGCTCAAGGATCTGATGGGCCAGGTACAGGACTGGTCGGCCTATCACCCCCCTGAAATGCTGCCCAATGGCGACATCATCCTGCGCAAGAAGACCGAGCAGGAGCTTGCGGACGAAATCCCCGAGGGCGGCGAGATCGAGCTTTAACCAAGCCAGACCGCCAAGCCAGACACGCAGTCCGGGCTGGCTGTGTGATCTACCCAGCGCGTGCCTTTATTCGTCGTGCTCGGGCTCTTCGGTGGAAATCTCGACGTCTGCGGCCAGCGCGCCCAGCGATTCTGACAGTGATCGGAACCGCGATTCCGTGACCTCGCCGTAAAGCGGGGCGGCGTCCTTGGACAGGTGCAGGCACAGCCGCTTGGTCCAGGCATCCCAGCTTAGCCGCACCTTGTCCTGTCCGGCATCCATCATCCACAGCATGGCGCCCAGGCGCATGGCCTTGCCCAGGATTTCGGCCTCGGTCTGCTTTGCCTCGGTCAACAGGCCATACATCGCTTCGAAATGGGTGCCTTCGCGGCGGTTGCGATAGCGGTGCAACAGGGCAAGCCCCAGATACACCCGTTCCGAATGTTTCAACCCACCCAGGTTGGCGCGGGTGGAATTGTCGAAACAGACCTCGGCCCGGTAATCGGGGTGCGCGCGCCAGCTGACGTCATGCAGAAGGCAGGCGGCGCGCACGATGCGCAGGCGCGCCGCGTCGGCGTCGGGAAATAGCGGCAGAACGAATTTGTACAGCTTGCGGCCGAACCCCGGCAGGCGCGCGTCCTTGCGTTCGGCAAAGCGGCAGGCCTCGATCAGCGGGTCGCGTTCGCGCACTTCCTTGGGCATCTGTTCGTACAGCATGCCTTCGCGGATGCCGTAGCTGGATACCGCGATGTCCTTGGGTTTGAAGGTCTTGATCAGCCGCGACAGCACTTCGCAGGCATAGGGCACCAGGTCCATCCGCGCCGACGAGATAGAGCAGGCCTTGCGCAGTTCTTCGAGGTCGGAGGTTTCGATAAAGGCGATGGTGTCGGTCACCGCCTGAACATCCATGCGGTATTCGTGCAAGACGTGCAGCGGGTAATTGCGCCGCTCCATGTCGATGCGGGCAATGGCGCGCCAGCTGCCGCCGACCAGGAACAGGCGGTCGTTCTGCGACCCCATGTAGTCGGCCAGCCCCTTGATGACCGTCTTGATGTGTTCCTTGCGGGCCTCGGCGCCGCCTTCCATGTCCTTGAACTTCAGCGGCCCAAGCGGAGAGCTGATGCGCTTGCCGACCTTGCCGTCGTGGATTTCCGCCAGCTCCATCGACGAGCCGCCGATATCGCAGATCAGCCCGTAGGCGCCGGGCCAGCCCAGCAGCACGCCCTGGGCCGACAGGCGGGCCTCTTCCTCGCCGTCGATGACGTGGATCTTGAGGCCGGTGGCTTGCTCCAGCTCTTGCTGAAAGGCGGGGCCGTCTTCGGCGTCGCGCATGGCTGCGGTGGCGACGACGGTCAGAAAGGGCAGCTCCATCCCCTTGGCCAGCATCTGGAACCGCTTCATCGCGGACAGCGCGCGCCGCTTGCCTTCGGGGTTCAGCTTGCCGCTTTCGGTCATGCCGGCGCCCAGGCCGCACATCACCTTTTCGTTGTAGAAATAGGCGGGGCTGCGGGCGGCACCGTCAAAGACCACCAGGCGGACCGAGTTCGATCCGATGTCCACCACGCCAACCCGTTTCAGGTGCCGCGACTTGGGATCGTCAAAGATGGGGCGTCCGAAAGGGCCCCAGTCGCCGTGATCCGGTTCGGTATGTTTGTTCATGGTCATCCCCAAATCAGCCGTGTCCGGAATGCCCATCCGGTCAAACGGGGGCAAGAGGCCAGTGACGAGGAATCGCGCGACCTTGCGTCAACTGTCGCAGAT contains these protein-coding regions:
- a CDS encoding Ppx/GppA family phosphatase yields the protein MNKHTEPDHGDWGPFGRPIFDDPKSRHLKRVGVVDIGSNSVRLVVFDGAARSPAYFYNEKVMCGLGAGMTESGKLNPEGKRRALSAMKRFQMLAKGMELPFLTVVATAAMRDAEDGPAFQQELEQATGLKIHVIDGEEEARLSAQGVLLGWPGAYGLICDIGGSSMELAEIHDGKVGKRISSPLGPLKFKDMEGGAEARKEHIKTVIKGLADYMGSQNDRLFLVGGSWRAIARIDMERRNYPLHVLHEYRMDVQAVTDTIAFIETSDLEELRKACSISSARMDLVPYACEVLSRLIKTFKPKDIAVSSYGIREGMLYEQMPKEVRERDPLIEACRFAERKDARLPGFGRKLYKFVLPLFPDADAARLRIVRAACLLHDVSWRAHPDYRAEVCFDNSTRANLGGLKHSERVYLGLALLHRYRNRREGTHFEAMYGLLTEAKQTEAEILGKAMRLGAMLWMMDAGQDKVRLSWDAWTKRLCLHLSKDAAPLYGEVTESRFRSLSESLGALAADVEISTEEPEHDE
- a CDS encoding endonuclease/exonuclease/phosphatase family protein, with the protein product MRLATYNVEWFDALFDDKGRLKADNAWSARHNVTRQQQAEALGIVFTALDADAILLIEAPDTNTRRSTVRALTSFVEAYDLRTRGIVTGFANDTQQEIALLYDPYVLSARHDPQGGQDSAPPRFDHVYEIDLDIDATKDRVRFSKPPLEVAVETVSGRSLRIIGAHLKSKAPHGARGHDEIMQMSIANRRKQLAQAIWLRRRIEVHLAAGDSLIVMGDLNDGPGLDQYENLFGRSSVEIVAGDGGPPLFDPHASRALASRISAQPTTARFYLPSEKRYLQALLDYVMVSEDLRAHSPKWRIWHPFDDPVCWSTPELREALLAASDHFPVTLDIDL
- a CDS encoding GNAT family N-acetyltransferase is translated as MIIRPAREEDAAEIAAIWNEVIDNTAITFTTARKTAEGIGADIVHRGPLFQVAEIGGHLRGFATAFQFRGGPGYAYTYEHSIQLTPEARGQGAGRGLMTALEAALGDQGVHSLWAGISGENPGAVGFHRAVGFADVARLPEVGYKFGRWIDLVLMQKIL
- a CDS encoding VOC family protein, with amino-acid sequence MLELDHIAVLGETLEEAVHVVEDALGLPMMHGGTHERFGTHNMLLGMAPLLYIEAIACDPAAPPPPDPRWFGLDDFKGPARLDKWICRVPDLDAALRALPMAGRRVELSRGVLRWAMAVPQNGQLPFDGMFPALIQWHDDVPPPGKSMTGAPVQLQSLTVRHPDAQALEALLKPHLQAPLVGFETADKAGLAARITVNDEVCLL
- a CDS encoding DUF4174 domain-containing protein gives rise to the protein MKRLIHIAFSALFLTVAAAPQAIAAEDVLPDPPIIEASQTSLADWMWLKRPVVVFADSPADPRYVEQMQLILERIDALVLRDVVVITDTDPAAGSEIRKALRPRGFMLVVLAKDGSVVIRKPAPWDVREISRSIDKLPLRQQEVKDRRDALRQ
- the scpA gene encoding methylmalonyl-CoA mutase; the encoded protein is MTDLPDDWRQLAEKELRGRSLDDLTWNTLEGIEVKPLYTEDDTKGLPHMGGLPGVGPFTRGVKATMYAGRPWTIRQYAGFSTAEESNAFYRKALAAGQQGVSVAFDLATHRGYDSDHPRVVGDVGKAGVAIDSVEDMKILFDGIPLDQVSVSMTMNGAVIPILANFIVTGEEQGHDKSILSGTIQNDILKEFMVRNTYIYPPAPSMRIIADIIEYTSNEMPKFNSISISGYHMQEAGASLVQELAYTLADGKEYVKTAMEAGMDIDKFAGRLSFFFAIGKNFFMEVAKLRAARMLWHRIMTELGAKSDRSKMLRTHCQTSGVSLTEQDPYNNVIRTAYEAMSAVLGGTQSLHTNALDEAIALPTEFSARIARNTQLILQEETGVTKVVDPLAGSYYVEKLTHDLAEEAWKLIAEVDEMGGMTKAVESGMPKLRIEETAARRQAEIDRGTDVIVGVNKYKLAKEDPIDILDIDNAKVRIGQVARLEKIRASRDEAACEAALDELTRRAKEGGNLLEAAVEAARARASVGEISMAMEKEFGRHRAEVKTLAGVYGAAYEGDEGFAAIQKAVDQFAEDEGRRPRMLVVKMGQDGHDRGAKVIATAFADIGFDVDVGPLFQTPAEAAQDAIDNDVHVIGISSQAAGHKTLAPQLVQELKDQGAGDIIVICGGVIPQQDYDFLYKAGVKAIFGPGTNIPNAAQDILRIIRETRQA
- a CDS encoding molecular chaperone DjiA, translating into MSIWTRITTALAALTNGEGLAAVFEHLRSPPERTIAFTIAVIALSAKMAKADGQVTRDEVSAFREVFAIAPEDEAGAARVFNLARQDVAGFEDYARRIAGMFGTGSPTLCDLMEGLFHIAMADGQYHPNEDAFLERVAQIFGMEQPRFMAVRARFVPDAQRDPHSVLGVSPDMPLDEIRKHYRQLVRDSHPDVMIARGVPEEAVQLSQKRLADINRAWEEISARRAA